In Nocardioides marinus, one DNA window encodes the following:
- a CDS encoding PH domain-containing protein, which translates to MSDWQRLDPRMLVVEPVSELRRFLPVLVGALLAGGFARGGGLGWELLAVVVPVAIGVARYLTTRYRILEGRVELRRGLLQRTLRTTQLDRVRTVDLTASLVHRLLGLATVRIGTGAGADQDLELDGLRAADAQQLREALLARMAAVVPGGAPGTPPDEDVPAPLPPDRPVLRLDPAWARYAPLTSAGVVATAALLGVASQALPDSAWRLDRLPELAPAGWGWLLLAVVGVLGAAVSSAVLAVIGYLVTHWDLTLTRTPTQWRLTRGLLTTRETSVEDARLAGVVVREPLGLRLAGAAELAAVVTGLGDGEKGTLTLVPPAPTAVVTGVAGTVLGDDLPTERPLTAALRAHGPAAVRRRRLRALAPAAALVAIVAALVVADVLTPWALVPAALTLPAAVVLGEDRARALGHLGVDGFLVSRSGSLVRRREVLGAQHVIGWTVRDTWFQRRSGLVTLEATTAGGSQRVRVLDVPEGDGLVLAAALTPGLLAEVGYRTPASQ; encoded by the coding sequence GTGAGCGACTGGCAGCGCCTCGACCCGCGGATGCTGGTCGTGGAGCCGGTCTCTGAGCTGCGCAGGTTCCTGCCGGTCCTGGTGGGGGCGCTGCTCGCCGGCGGCTTCGCCCGCGGGGGCGGGCTGGGCTGGGAGCTGCTGGCCGTGGTCGTCCCGGTCGCCATCGGGGTGGCCCGCTACCTCACGACGCGCTACCGGATCCTCGAGGGCCGGGTGGAGCTGCGCCGCGGGCTGCTGCAACGCACGCTGCGCACCACCCAGCTCGACCGGGTCCGCACCGTCGACCTCACCGCGAGCCTGGTGCACCGGCTCCTCGGCCTGGCGACCGTGCGGATCGGGACGGGCGCGGGGGCCGACCAGGACCTCGAGCTCGACGGGCTGCGCGCGGCCGACGCCCAGCAGCTGCGCGAGGCGCTGCTGGCCCGGATGGCCGCCGTCGTCCCCGGGGGCGCTCCCGGGACCCCTCCCGACGAGGACGTTCCCGCCCCGCTCCCGCCGGACCGGCCGGTCCTGCGGCTGGACCCGGCGTGGGCCCGCTACGCCCCACTGACCAGCGCGGGGGTCGTCGCCACCGCGGCGCTGCTGGGTGTCGCCTCGCAGGCACTGCCCGACTCCGCGTGGCGGCTCGACCGGCTGCCCGAGCTGGCCCCCGCGGGCTGGGGCTGGCTGCTGCTCGCGGTGGTCGGGGTGCTCGGCGCGGCGGTCTCGAGCGCGGTGCTCGCGGTGATCGGCTACCTGGTCACGCACTGGGACCTCACCCTCACCCGCACCCCCACCCAGTGGCGCCTGACCCGAGGACTGCTCACCACCCGCGAGACCTCCGTCGAGGACGCCCGCCTGGCCGGGGTCGTGGTCCGCGAGCCGCTGGGGCTGCGTCTCGCGGGCGCCGCCGAGCTGGCCGCGGTCGTCACCGGCCTCGGGGACGGAGAGAAGGGGACGCTCACCCTGGTCCCGCCCGCACCGACGGCGGTCGTGACCGGGGTCGCCGGCACGGTCCTCGGCGACGACCTCCCGACCGAGCGCCCGCTCACGGCCGCGCTGCGCGCCCACGGGCCCGCCGCCGTACGCCGGAGACGGCTGCGTGCGCTGGCACCGGCCGCGGCCCTCGTGGCGATCGTGGCGGCGCTGGTGGTCGCGGACGTCCTGACGCCCTGGGCGCTGGTGCCGGCGGCGCTGACGCTGCCCGCCGCCGTCGTCCTCGGCGAGGACCGCGCCCGCGCGCTGGGACACCTGGGGGTGGACGGGTTCCTGGTGTCCCGCTCGGGCAGCCTGGTCCGCCGCCGGGAGGTGCTGGGCGCGCAGCACGTCATCGGCTGGACCGTGCGCGACACGTGGTTCCAGCGCCGCTCCGGGCTGGTGACCCTGGAGGCGACGACCGCCGGCGGGAGCCAGCGGGTCCGGGTGCTCGACGTGCCCGAGGGCGACGGGCTGGTCCTCGCGGCGGCCCTCACGCCGGGTCTGCTGGCGGAGGTCGGATACCGGACACCCGCGTCGCAGTGA
- a CDS encoding PH domain-containing protein codes for MTSLRPPAHRVHPRARLMWQLAAGTEVLVLTAALVITGVVLHLYALRWWMPVLLAAYAVVRVVVVPVWRFRVHRWEVTPQAAYTQTGWWSRERRLAPMSRIQTVDWDQGPLERLLGLANVTITTASAAGALSIGGLDQATAESLVAELTAKAEAAGGDAT; via the coding sequence GTGACGTCGTTGCGCCCCCCGGCCCACCGGGTCCACCCCCGCGCCCGTCTGATGTGGCAGCTGGCGGCGGGCACCGAGGTGCTGGTCCTGACGGCTGCGCTGGTCATCACCGGCGTGGTCCTGCACCTGTACGCCCTGCGCTGGTGGATGCCGGTGCTGCTGGCGGCGTACGCCGTCGTGCGCGTCGTCGTGGTGCCCGTCTGGCGCTTCCGGGTGCACCGGTGGGAGGTCACGCCGCAGGCGGCCTACACCCAGACCGGGTGGTGGTCCCGCGAGCGTCGGTTGGCGCCGATGAGCCGGATCCAGACCGTCGACTGGGACCAGGGGCCGCTGGAGCGGCTGCTGGGCCTGGCCAACGTCACCATCACGACCGCGTCGGCCGCCGGGGCACTGAGCATCGGCGGGTTGGACCAGGCCACGGCCGAGTCGTTGGTCGCCGAGCTGACCGCGAAGGCGGAGGCTGCCGGCGGGGACGCCACGTGA
- a CDS encoding biotin carboxylase N-terminal domain-containing protein, with the protein MPEIKPLQKVLIANRGEIAVRVIRACKDAGIGSVAVYAEPDRDAIFVRMADEAHSLGGATPAESYLDIEKIIAVAHKSGADSVHPGYGFLAENAEFAQAVMDAGLTWIGPPPAAIEALGDKAKAKHIADRANAPLAPGTKDPVADADEVVEFAKANGLPVAIKAVFGGGGRGLKVARTLEEIPDAYESAVREAVTAFGRGECLVEKFLDKPRHVETQCLADKHGNVVVVSTRDCSLQRRNQKLVEEAPAPFLTEEQITELYESSKRILKEAGYYGAGTCEFLVAQDGTISFLEVNTRLQVEHCVSEEVTGIDLVREMFRVAAGEELGYGDPEIRGHSIEFRINAEDGGRNFMPAPGTLSAWTPPQGPGVRVDGGYENGQTVPGSFDSLIAKLIVTGNSRTQAIERSRRALSEFEVDGMPTVIPFHKAVLEDPAYVGASTPTGEGEFTVYTQWIETEFDNQIEPYSGDVAEAKEAGERQSVVVEVGGKRLEVVIPAGLGGLAAGPAAGGAKKPKRAAGKKAGAAASGDAVTSPMQGTVVKVVAEEGASVAEGDTVVVIEAMKMEQPLKAHKAGTVTGLTAEVGATVTNGQVICELKD; encoded by the coding sequence GTGCCGGAGATCAAGCCACTGCAGAAGGTCCTCATCGCCAACCGAGGCGAGATCGCGGTCCGGGTCATCCGGGCCTGCAAGGACGCAGGCATCGGCAGCGTGGCGGTCTACGCCGAGCCCGACCGCGACGCCATCTTCGTGCGGATGGCCGACGAGGCGCACAGCCTCGGCGGCGCCACCCCTGCCGAGTCCTACCTCGACATCGAGAAGATCATCGCGGTGGCGCACAAGTCCGGCGCCGACTCCGTGCACCCCGGCTACGGCTTCCTCGCCGAGAACGCCGAGTTCGCCCAGGCCGTCATGGACGCCGGGCTGACCTGGATCGGTCCCCCGCCGGCCGCGATCGAGGCGCTGGGCGACAAGGCCAAGGCCAAGCACATCGCCGACCGCGCGAACGCGCCGCTGGCGCCGGGCACCAAGGACCCCGTCGCCGACGCCGACGAGGTCGTGGAGTTCGCCAAGGCCAACGGCCTGCCGGTCGCCATCAAGGCCGTCTTCGGCGGCGGTGGCCGCGGCCTGAAGGTGGCCCGCACCCTCGAGGAGATCCCCGACGCCTACGAGTCGGCGGTCCGCGAGGCCGTCACCGCGTTCGGTCGCGGCGAGTGCCTGGTCGAGAAGTTCCTCGACAAGCCGCGTCACGTCGAGACCCAGTGCCTGGCCGACAAGCACGGCAACGTCGTGGTGGTCTCCACCCGCGACTGCTCGCTGCAGCGCCGCAACCAGAAGCTGGTCGAGGAGGCGCCCGCGCCGTTCCTGACCGAGGAGCAGATCACCGAGCTCTACGAGTCCTCCAAGCGGATCCTCAAGGAGGCCGGCTACTACGGCGCCGGCACGTGTGAGTTCCTCGTCGCGCAGGACGGCACCATCTCCTTCCTCGAGGTCAACACCCGCCTCCAGGTCGAGCACTGCGTGTCCGAGGAGGTCACCGGCATCGACCTGGTCCGGGAGATGTTCCGTGTGGCCGCGGGCGAGGAGCTCGGCTACGGCGACCCCGAGATCCGCGGCCACTCCATCGAGTTCCGGATCAACGCCGAGGACGGCGGCCGCAACTTCATGCCCGCCCCCGGCACCCTCTCGGCGTGGACCCCGCCGCAGGGCCCCGGCGTGCGCGTCGACGGCGGCTACGAGAACGGCCAGACCGTCCCCGGCTCCTTCGACTCCCTCATCGCCAAGCTGATCGTCACCGGCAACAGCCGCACCCAGGCGATCGAGCGGTCCCGTCGCGCGCTGTCGGAGTTCGAGGTCGACGGCATGCCCACGGTCATCCCGTTCCACAAGGCGGTGCTCGAGGACCCGGCGTACGTCGGCGCCTCGACCCCGACCGGTGAGGGCGAGTTCACCGTCTACACCCAGTGGATCGAGACCGAGTTCGACAACCAGATCGAGCCCTACTCCGGTGACGTCGCGGAGGCCAAGGAGGCCGGCGAGCGCCAGAGCGTGGTCGTCGAGGTAGGCGGCAAGCGGCTCGAGGTCGTCATCCCCGCCGGGCTGGGCGGTCTCGCCGCCGGTCCCGCCGCGGGTGGGGCGAAGAAGCCGAAGCGGGCCGCGGGCAAGAAGGCCGGCGCCGCCGCCTCCGGCGATGCCGTCACCTCCCCCATGCAGGGCACCGTGGTGAAGGTCGTGGCCGAGGAGGGCGCGAGCGTCGCCGAGGGCGACACCGTCGTGGTCATCGAGGCCATGAAGATGGAGCAGCCCCTCAAGGCGCACAAGGCCGGCACCGTGACCGGCCTGACCGCCGAGGTCGGCGCCACCGTCACCAACGGCCAGGTCATCTGCGAGCTCAAGGACTGA
- a CDS encoding acyl-CoA dehydrogenase family protein produces MTGTHPTGTAFELSREHEEFRRSVREFAQAEIAPHAAQWDRDHHFPVDVVQKMGALGLFGLTAPEEFGGAGEDGDFTSLCVAIEEIGRVDQSMGITLQAGVGLGINPILTYGTAAQKEQWLPALVAGEQLAGFGLTEPGAGSDAGATRTRAELVGDEWVVNGAKQFITNSGSSITSLVTVTARTGTREDGRPEISAIMVPSGTPGFTAEKAYDKLGWHASDTHPLSFEDCHVPADHLLGEQGRGYAQFLATLDDGRVAISALSVGCIQACLDMAVEYAGERQTFGGPIGRKQGVAFQIADLEVMLHASRMLTYRAAALKDAGAPYQQFKQAAAVAKLYSTESAVTATRIATQVFGGYGFMEEYPVARFYRDAKVLEVGEGTSEVQRMLIARGLGLPVE; encoded by the coding sequence ATGACTGGCACCCACCCCACCGGCACCGCGTTCGAGCTCTCCCGGGAGCACGAGGAGTTCCGTCGCAGCGTCCGCGAGTTCGCGCAGGCGGAGATCGCTCCGCACGCCGCGCAGTGGGACCGCGACCACCACTTCCCGGTGGACGTGGTCCAGAAGATGGGAGCCCTGGGGCTCTTCGGCCTCACCGCGCCCGAGGAGTTCGGTGGAGCGGGGGAGGACGGCGACTTCACGAGCCTGTGCGTGGCCATCGAGGAGATCGGTCGCGTCGACCAGTCGATGGGCATCACCCTCCAGGCGGGCGTCGGCCTGGGGATCAACCCGATCCTGACCTACGGCACGGCCGCACAGAAGGAGCAGTGGCTCCCGGCGCTGGTGGCCGGCGAGCAGCTGGCCGGGTTCGGCCTCACCGAGCCGGGAGCCGGCTCGGACGCCGGCGCCACCCGCACCCGGGCCGAGCTCGTGGGCGACGAGTGGGTCGTCAACGGCGCCAAGCAGTTCATCACCAACTCCGGCTCCTCGATCACCTCGTTGGTCACCGTCACCGCGCGCACGGGCACCCGCGAGGACGGTCGCCCGGAGATCTCCGCGATCATGGTCCCGTCCGGCACGCCCGGCTTCACCGCCGAGAAGGCCTACGACAAGCTCGGCTGGCACGCCTCGGACACCCACCCGCTCTCCTTCGAGGACTGCCACGTCCCGGCTGACCACCTGCTCGGCGAGCAGGGTCGCGGGTACGCCCAGTTCCTCGCCACCCTCGACGACGGCCGGGTCGCGATCTCCGCGTTGTCCGTGGGCTGCATCCAGGCCTGCCTGGACATGGCGGTCGAGTACGCCGGTGAGCGCCAGACCTTCGGTGGCCCGATCGGTCGCAAGCAGGGCGTGGCCTTCCAGATCGCCGACCTGGAGGTGATGCTGCACGCGTCGCGGATGCTGACCTACCGGGCGGCGGCCCTCAAGGACGCCGGCGCGCCGTACCAGCAGTTCAAGCAGGCGGCCGCCGTCGCCAAGCTGTACTCCACCGAGTCCGCGGTCACGGCCACCCGGATCGCGACGCAGGTCTTCGGCGGCTACGGCTTCATGGAGGAGTACCCCGTCGCCCGCTTCTACCGCGACGCCAAGGTCCTCGAGGTCGGCGAGGGCACCTCGGAGGTCCAGCGGATGCTCATCGCCCGCGGACTGGGTCTGCCGGTCGAGTGA
- a CDS encoding GtrA family protein encodes MSIGHEFSRSAVIGTLASLVAAGLFNWLVHWEPGGFGAWLNGWPVTAFLLANSISMLLTYQLSRVWAFRHREPTGFLGGAPLFFAISTASLVIPVACLWISRNVLMLDSAAADNVAANLVGLFLGFLTRFALFRLLVFRPADSLSEEEPTGRSNDDRAPRPSRAAPGD; translated from the coding sequence GTGAGCATCGGTCACGAGTTCAGCCGCTCGGCGGTGATCGGGACGCTGGCGTCCCTGGTGGCCGCGGGCCTGTTCAACTGGTTGGTGCACTGGGAGCCCGGCGGGTTCGGGGCCTGGTTGAACGGCTGGCCGGTCACGGCCTTCCTGCTCGCCAACAGCATCTCGATGCTGCTGACCTACCAGCTCAGCCGGGTCTGGGCCTTCCGGCACCGCGAGCCCACCGGCTTCCTCGGCGGCGCACCGCTGTTCTTCGCCATCAGCACCGCCAGCCTGGTGATCCCGGTCGCGTGCCTGTGGATCAGCCGCAACGTGCTGATGCTCGACTCCGCGGCCGCCGACAACGTCGCTGCCAACCTCGTCGGCCTGTTCCTGGGCTTCCTGACCCGGTTCGCGCTCTTCCGCCTGCTGGTCTTCCGCCCCGCCGACAGCCTCAGCGAGGAGGAGCCCACAGGTCGGTCCAACGATGACCGAGCTCCACGACCATCTCGCGCAGCACCGGGAGACTGA
- a CDS encoding Maf family nucleotide pyrophosphatase, with the protein MPSFVLASASPARLATLRSAGLDPVVVVSGVDESVMDGLPPADLAVGLAELKCRAVLDCPEVPTGALVLGCDSVLELDGRALGKPSSPEEAVERWRAMRGRSGVLRTGHCLRDTSTGQERSVTASTTVHFAAPDDEEVAAYVARGEPLHVAGAFTVDGLGGAFVRGVEGDHHNVVGVSLPVLREMVVELGHRWTDLWAPPR; encoded by the coding sequence GTGCCGTCCTTCGTCCTCGCCTCCGCCTCGCCCGCCCGGCTCGCCACCCTGCGCAGCGCCGGTCTCGACCCGGTCGTCGTGGTCTCCGGCGTGGACGAGAGCGTCATGGACGGCCTCCCGCCTGCCGACCTCGCCGTCGGTCTCGCCGAGCTGAAGTGCCGGGCGGTCCTCGACTGCCCCGAGGTGCCGACCGGCGCCCTGGTCCTGGGCTGCGACTCCGTGCTGGAGCTGGACGGCCGGGCGCTCGGCAAGCCCTCGTCGCCCGAGGAGGCCGTCGAGCGGTGGCGGGCCATGCGCGGGCGCAGCGGCGTGCTGCGCACCGGGCACTGCCTGCGCGACACCTCCACCGGGCAGGAGCGCTCGGTGACCGCGTCGACCACCGTGCACTTCGCCGCCCCGGACGACGAGGAGGTCGCGGCGTACGTCGCGCGGGGCGAGCCCCTGCACGTCGCCGGTGCCTTCACCGTCGACGGGTTGGGCGGGGCCTTCGTCCGGGGTGTCGAGGGCGACCACCACAACGTCGTGGGCGTCAGTCTCCCGGTGCTGCGCGAGATGGTCGTGGAGCTCGGTCATCGTTGGACCGACCTGTGGGCTCCTCCTCGCTGA
- a CDS encoding glycoside hydrolase family 6 protein: protein MAHVRRGERGVVRVLLAVGVAVALVVAGILVARAQQWGPFEEADPSTRNLFAERAQYVDPLNRTRRAADQLRADGRADDADLLMRMAAVPSGIWLTPEQFPPGVVGEYVAGLVATTEEADELPLLVLYGIPGRDCSGGFSAGGLDEESYRPWVQEVADAILTAEATAVVVVEPDALASAPECGVVDQRVRLVGEAVDVLATAGITTYVDAGHSDWVSVRPMARMLQDAGIDRVRGFSTNVSNYQTDADELVFAERLSAQIGGTHWVTDRGRNGNGATEIWCNPDGRALGKLPGFVDGGTGLDAYLWVKPPAESDGTCNEGPPAGEVYLDQAVELARAAGW from the coding sequence ATGGCGCACGTGAGACGTGGGGAGCGCGGAGTCGTCAGGGTCCTGCTGGCCGTCGGGGTCGCGGTCGCGCTCGTCGTGGCCGGCATCCTCGTGGCGCGCGCGCAGCAGTGGGGCCCGTTCGAGGAGGCCGACCCCTCGACCCGCAACCTGTTCGCCGAGCGCGCGCAGTACGTCGACCCGCTCAACCGCACCCGTCGGGCAGCCGACCAGCTGCGCGCCGACGGTCGGGCCGACGACGCCGACCTCCTGATGCGGATGGCAGCCGTCCCCTCGGGCATCTGGCTGACCCCCGAGCAGTTCCCGCCGGGGGTCGTCGGTGAGTACGTCGCCGGCCTCGTGGCCACCACCGAGGAGGCCGACGAGCTGCCGCTCCTGGTGCTCTACGGCATCCCGGGGCGCGACTGCAGCGGTGGTTTCTCGGCGGGCGGGTTGGACGAGGAGTCCTACCGCCCCTGGGTCCAGGAGGTGGCCGACGCGATCCTCACGGCGGAGGCGACGGCGGTGGTCGTCGTGGAGCCGGACGCCCTGGCCTCCGCGCCGGAGTGCGGGGTGGTCGACCAGCGGGTGCGCCTGGTGGGCGAGGCGGTCGACGTCCTGGCGACGGCGGGGATCACGACCTACGTCGACGCCGGTCACTCCGACTGGGTCTCTGTCCGTCCGATGGCGCGGATGCTCCAGGACGCGGGCATCGACCGTGTCCGCGGCTTCAGCACCAACGTGTCGAACTACCAGACCGACGCCGACGAGCTGGTCTTCGCCGAGCGGCTCAGCGCCCAGATCGGAGGGACGCACTGGGTCACCGACCGCGGCCGCAACGGCAACGGCGCCACCGAGATCTGGTGCAACCCCGACGGTCGGGCCCTCGGCAAGCTGCCGGGCTTCGTCGACGGCGGCACCGGGCTCGACGCCTACCTGTGGGTCAAGCCGCCCGCCGAGTCCGACGGCACCTGCAACGAGGGACCGCCCGCGGGGGAGGTCTACCTCGACCAGGCCGTCGAGCTTGCCCGTGCCGCCGGTTGGTGA
- a CDS encoding response regulator transcription factor, with the protein MEGADWTAVIIEDDPDVRDLIDLVLSQSGFRTILAEDGLEGVDAVRTHNPLITTLDVNMPGMDGFAVAKRLREFSNTYLIFITALGDEIDVVTGFEAGADDYLVKPFRPRELRARADSMLRRPRGRSDVAAAASPAAPPSPPVEETWAQKAARQFADETPRGGSHAGRPVDPAPPAPSQPPTYQQAPVQPAPVQPAPVQPAPVQQPVAQQTYLQPVPGQPVPPVAAAPGGPAADGAWIRFNGLALNNDTRIVTVDGGSVELTRTEFDLLASLLSTGRRVRSKADLVLTMRGQQYVTSYFVNEADKRSVEVHVANLRRKIGDDSTNPKFIETVRGVGYRLAESL; encoded by the coding sequence ATGGAAGGTGCCGACTGGACCGCAGTCATCATCGAGGACGATCCCGACGTCCGGGATCTCATCGACCTCGTGCTCAGCCAGTCGGGGTTCCGCACCATCCTGGCCGAGGACGGTCTCGAGGGCGTCGACGCGGTGCGCACGCACAACCCGCTGATCACGACCCTGGACGTCAACATGCCGGGCATGGACGGCTTCGCGGTCGCCAAGAGGTTGCGCGAGTTCAGCAACACCTACCTCATCTTCATCACCGCGCTGGGTGACGAGATCGACGTGGTGACCGGCTTCGAGGCCGGCGCCGACGACTACCTCGTCAAGCCGTTCCGGCCCCGTGAGCTGCGAGCCCGCGCCGACTCGATGCTGCGACGCCCGCGCGGTCGCTCGGACGTCGCCGCGGCCGCCTCCCCGGCCGCTCCGCCCTCGCCGCCCGTGGAGGAGACCTGGGCCCAGAAGGCGGCCCGGCAGTTCGCCGACGAGACACCCCGGGGTGGCTCGCACGCCGGTCGACCGGTCGACCCGGCGCCGCCGGCTCCCTCCCAGCCGCCGACCTACCAGCAGGCTCCCGTCCAGCCGGCTCCGGTCCAGCCGGCTCCGGTCCAGCCGGCTCCGGTCCAGCAGCCGGTCGCCCAGCAGACCTACCTCCAGCCGGTGCCTGGCCAGCCGGTGCCGCCGGTGGCCGCCGCTCCGGGCGGGCCGGCGGCTGATGGGGCCTGGATCCGCTTCAACGGCCTGGCGCTGAACAACGACACCCGGATCGTCACCGTCGACGGGGGCTCGGTCGAGCTCACGCGCACCGAGTTCGACCTGCTGGCCTCCCTGCTCAGCACCGGTCGACGCGTGCGCTCCAAGGCTGACCTCGTGCTCACGATGCGCGGGCAGCAGTACGTCACGTCGTACTTCGTCAACGAGGCCGACAAGCGCTCGGTGGAGGTGCACGTGGCCAACCTGCGCCGCAAGATCGGCGACGACTCGACGAACCCGAAGTTCATCGAGACCGTGCGGGGCGTGGGCTACCGGTTGGCCGAGTCGCTCTGA
- a CDS encoding glycosyltransferase family 2 protein, with protein MSDDTRLDPHPQSWAPPAATPAVPDYVRRADPGMEAYADEFMDGLDSIPTYRPTVGCIIPAYNEAETIAGVLDSLLQQTRLPDVIHLIVNNTSDESVEIASHYAGPHTRMTPSGEQHTTIYVHDIGKNPDKKVGALNYGYSLVEHMDYLLGVDGDTTPEPDAIQHLVDEIASDDRIGGISAVYSIDDSALSSWMEKFLIAGQRAQFSAFNMQNLLKGRNMAVLGGQFSIFSTQALRDVMRDSHQRTPWVSDSEVEDSLLSLQIKSAGYLTKISARARAHVGGMNTLRSLDAQQVKWNFGAIDLMWPGQRGDTRGQPFHPNLRLRWFEHLSMVQNMTTRFLFMVLLAWSLLFDAFVFSPLWLIPPLAAVWLNFRVAHSMEFRNKRDYLFVLLIFPAELYMFTRMGHFVRAWWKFFTNQQSDNWAAQAKAERGKGSAWIYPFAIAGAIYAALVAGWEFGPWSVDLKSDVLYVGWRVLGVLTILQTAWMIIKASKRYKGYKA; from the coding sequence ATGAGCGACGACACCCGGCTGGACCCCCACCCGCAGTCCTGGGCACCCCCGGCGGCGACGCCCGCCGTGCCCGACTACGTCCGTCGGGCCGACCCGGGCATGGAGGCCTACGCCGACGAGTTCATGGACGGGCTCGACTCGATCCCGACCTACCGCCCCACCGTCGGCTGCATCATCCCCGCCTACAACGAGGCCGAGACGATCGCCGGCGTGCTGGACTCCCTGCTCCAGCAGACCCGCCTGCCCGACGTCATCCACCTGATCGTCAACAACACCTCGGACGAGTCGGTCGAGATCGCCAGCCACTACGCGGGCCCGCACACCCGGATGACCCCCAGCGGCGAGCAGCACACCACGATCTACGTCCACGACATCGGCAAGAACCCCGACAAGAAGGTCGGGGCGCTCAACTACGGCTACTCCCTCGTCGAGCACATGGACTACCTCCTCGGCGTCGACGGCGACACCACGCCCGAGCCGGACGCCATCCAGCACCTCGTCGACGAGATCGCCAGCGACGACCGGATCGGGGGAATCTCCGCGGTCTACTCCATCGACGACAGCGCACTGAGCAGTTGGATGGAGAAGTTCCTCATCGCCGGGCAGCGCGCCCAGTTCTCGGCCTTCAACATGCAGAACCTCCTCAAGGGCCGCAACATGGCCGTCCTCGGTGGGCAATTCTCCATCTTCTCGACCCAGGCACTGCGTGACGTGATGCGCGACAGCCACCAGCGCACCCCCTGGGTGAGCGACTCCGAGGTCGAGGACTCGCTGCTCTCGCTGCAGATCAAGTCCGCGGGCTACCTCACCAAGATCTCCGCGCGGGCCCGCGCCCACGTGGGCGGCATGAACACGCTGCGCTCCCTGGACGCCCAGCAGGTCAAGTGGAACTTCGGCGCGATCGACCTGATGTGGCCCGGCCAGCGCGGCGACACCCGCGGGCAGCCCTTCCACCCCAACCTGCGGCTGCGCTGGTTCGAGCACCTCTCGATGGTGCAGAACATGACGACCCGGTTCCTGTTCATGGTGCTGCTGGCGTGGTCGCTGCTCTTCGACGCCTTCGTCTTCAGCCCGCTGTGGCTCATCCCGCCGCTGGCCGCGGTGTGGCTGAACTTCCGGGTGGCGCACTCGATGGAGTTCCGCAACAAGCGCGACTACCTCTTCGTGCTGCTGATCTTCCCGGCTGAGCTGTACATGTTCACGCGGATGGGGCACTTCGTCCGCGCGTGGTGGAAGTTCTTCACCAACCAGCAGTCGGACAACTGGGCCGCCCAGGCCAAGGCCGAGCGCGGCAAGGGCTCGGCCTGGATCTACCCCTTCGCCATCGCGGGCGCGATCTACGCCGCGCTGGTGGCCGGCTGGGAGTTCGGGCCGTGGAGCGTGGACCTGAAGTCCGACGTCCTCTACGTGGGGTGGCGGGTGCTCGGGGTGCTCACGATCCTGCAGACTGCCTGGATGATCATCAAGGCGAGCAAGCGCTACAAGGGGTACAAGGCATGA
- a CDS encoding acyl-CoA carboxylase epsilon subunit, with product MSSQDQAPLLRVVNPDATPEEVAAVVAVLSALGGDEPAPPPRRSEWAAPHRQVRRTLPHGVGAWRASGLPH from the coding sequence GTGAGCAGCCAGGACCAGGCCCCCCTGCTGCGGGTCGTCAACCCCGACGCGACGCCGGAGGAGGTGGCGGCCGTCGTGGCCGTCCTCTCCGCCCTCGGCGGGGACGAGCCCGCCCCGCCCCCGCGGCGCTCGGAGTGGGCGGCCCCGCACCGCCAGGTGCGACGCACGCTCCCGCACGGTGTCGGTGCGTGGCGGGCAAGTGGCCTCCCTCACTGA